A genomic stretch from Chitinophaga agri includes:
- a CDS encoding SRPBCC family protein, whose translation MAKIYRLQYEQVLNTSMEEAWTFFSRAENLEKITPAYMRFDVTSPATNKPVYAGQVITYIIRPVLSIPVRWMTEITHVVEGKYFIDEQRDGPYRLWHHQHHFEEVPGGVKMTDIVHYSMPLGILGKLAHALFVQRQLRDIFRFRKEAVERLFEKRS comes from the coding sequence ATGGCAAAAATCTATCGTTTACAGTATGAACAGGTATTAAATACCAGCATGGAAGAGGCCTGGACTTTCTTTTCCAGGGCAGAGAACCTCGAGAAGATCACACCGGCATACATGCGGTTTGACGTGACGTCTCCGGCTACAAATAAACCGGTATATGCAGGGCAGGTGATTACGTATATTATCCGTCCGGTACTGAGTATTCCCGTACGCTGGATGACGGAGATCACACACGTGGTGGAAGGGAAATACTTTATTGATGAGCAGCGGGACGGTCCGTACCGGTTATGGCATCATCAGCATCATTTTGAGGAGGTGCCGGGTGGCGTGAAGATGACAGATATTGTGCATTACTCAATGCCACTGGGTATATTAGGTAAGCTGGCCCATGCGCTCTTCGTGCAGCGGCAGCTGCGGGACATCTTCCGCTTCAGGAAAGAGGCGGTGGAGCGTTTATTCGAGAAGCGGTCATAG
- a CDS encoding LysR substrate-binding domain-containing protein produces MLDFRLKVFYTVARRLSFTKAAEELFISQPAVTKHIHELEQQLGMALFERIGNKIKITRAGQIMLKHADDIFTSYRHLEYEINQLKHEQGGLLSLGASTTIAQYFIPPVLARFNQRYPEVTASLISGNTEQMEQALLDKTIQLGLIEGRSKNPVLKYVEFAKDEIALIGNVKYDYGEGPLGANELKSIPLLMREQGSGTLEVITDELKRLKLKLTDLQIAMYMGSTESIKSYLHHAPCAAFISLQAVKRELEAGEFKILPVKNFRLVRKFHFIYLQGQQDKLAQLFMRYARQHAGEQAGETDGNFDS; encoded by the coding sequence ATGTTGGATTTCAGGTTAAAAGTATTTTACACAGTGGCCAGACGGCTTAGCTTCACAAAGGCCGCAGAAGAACTGTTCATTTCCCAACCGGCCGTGACCAAACATATTCATGAATTAGAGCAACAGCTCGGCATGGCCCTTTTTGAGCGTATCGGCAACAAGATCAAGATCACCCGTGCCGGGCAGATCATGCTCAAACATGCAGATGATATCTTCACCAGCTATCGTCACCTGGAATATGAGATCAATCAGCTCAAACATGAACAGGGTGGATTGCTCTCCCTCGGTGCCAGCACAACCATTGCGCAGTACTTTATTCCTCCCGTTCTTGCCCGCTTCAATCAGCGTTATCCGGAAGTAACTGCATCCCTCATTTCCGGCAACACAGAACAGATGGAACAGGCATTACTGGATAAAACAATCCAGCTGGGGCTTATAGAAGGACGTTCCAAAAACCCGGTGCTGAAGTATGTGGAGTTTGCAAAAGATGAAATCGCACTGATCGGCAATGTGAAATATGACTATGGAGAGGGGCCGCTGGGGGCGAATGAACTGAAGTCCATTCCGCTGCTGATGCGTGAACAGGGTTCCGGTACGCTTGAGGTGATCACTGATGAACTGAAAAGACTGAAACTGAAATTGACGGACCTGCAGATCGCCATGTATATGGGCAGTACGGAAAGTATCAAGTCATACCTGCATCATGCGCCCTGTGCTGCATTCATCTCATTACAGGCGGTGAAAAGGGAACTGGAAGCAGGTGAATTTAAAATATTGCCGGTGAAGAATTTCCGGCTCGTCAGGAAGTTCCACTTCATCTATCTCCAGGGGCAGCAGGATAAACTTGCTCAGTTATTCATGCGTTATGCCAGGCAGCATGCGGGGGAACAGGCAGGGGAAACGGATGGTAACTTCGATAGCTGA
- a CDS encoding RNA polymerase sigma factor has product MQQAAVHIDDYLITERLIAGDHHAQEWVYDHYSPALYSIILQVVGDTHKAEDVLTRLFVQIFKTIRTYRDSGNTTLFGWMMRIAREMAVLEAVDTNDSDMGNEVVKADGSLIQRFSNRLPAQGRTIFHLCYYKGLPKEAVARILGIQTEEVTTQLREIMVQFRKFLGE; this is encoded by the coding sequence TTGCAGCAGGCAGCCGTCCACATAGACGATTATCTCATTACCGAACGCCTCATTGCCGGAGATCACCATGCGCAGGAATGGGTTTACGACCATTACAGTCCGGCGTTGTATAGCATTATTTTGCAGGTAGTGGGAGATACCCATAAGGCGGAGGATGTACTGACAAGACTGTTCGTTCAGATATTCAAGACTATTCGGACATACCGTGATTCCGGGAACACCACATTATTCGGATGGATGATGCGCATAGCGCGCGAAATGGCTGTATTAGAGGCCGTTGATACCAATGACAGTGATATGGGCAATGAAGTTGTAAAGGCAGATGGCAGCCTAATACAACGGTTTTCCAACAGATTACCCGCACAGGGGAGAACTATTTTTCATTTATGTTACTATAAGGGTTTACCAAAAGAGGCTGTTGCTCGTATATTAGGTATACAAACAGAAGAAGTGACCACCCAGCTAAGGGAGATCATGGTACAATTCAGAAAATTTTTAGGGGAATAA
- a CDS encoding peptidoglycan-binding domain-containing protein, giving the protein MSIAEHVHSLQQHLAQYGLYPVPADGDRGEAEVFKICFLNKYEMQRWQALRESEAQTASIGASALINKNE; this is encoded by the coding sequence ATGAGTATTGCTGAGCATGTACACAGCCTGCAGCAGCATCTGGCGCAGTATGGACTGTACCCGGTGCCTGCGGATGGCGACCGTGGAGAAGCAGAGGTATTTAAGATCTGCTTTTTAAATAAGTATGAAATGCAACGCTGGCAGGCGCTGAGAGAAAGTGAAGCGCAAACTGCAAGTATTGGTGCATCTGCATTGATCAATAAAAACGAATGA
- the recR gene encoding recombination mediator RecR, protein MIFSSALIENAVNEFARLPGIGKKTALRLVLHLLKQDPAQVKLFGDVVTRMREQIKFCKVCHNVSDQEVCSICSSPSRNKALVCVVENIRDVMAIENTQQFNGVYHVLGGIISPIDGVGPDQLNIYSLVERVQQQGVEEIIMALSPTIEGDTTIYYLSKKLKEFPVKITTIARGIAFGGELEYADEMTLARSISNRLPLESYVQK, encoded by the coding sequence ATGATATTTTCCTCCGCACTGATAGAAAATGCAGTTAATGAATTTGCGCGGCTGCCGGGTATAGGCAAGAAAACAGCGTTACGCCTGGTATTGCACCTCCTGAAGCAGGACCCGGCGCAGGTAAAACTGTTCGGTGACGTCGTGACCCGTATGCGGGAACAGATCAAGTTCTGTAAAGTATGCCACAACGTTTCTGACCAGGAGGTATGCAGTATATGTAGCAGCCCCTCCCGTAATAAGGCGCTGGTGTGTGTGGTAGAGAACATCCGGGATGTGATGGCGATCGAGAACACGCAACAGTTCAATGGCGTGTATCATGTATTGGGCGGGATCATCTCCCCTATTGATGGCGTCGGACCGGACCAGCTGAATATTTATTCACTGGTAGAACGAGTACAGCAACAGGGAGTAGAAGAGATCATCATGGCGCTCAGTCCTACAATAGAAGGTGACACAACCATCTATTATCTATCAAAGAAGTTAAAGGAATTCCCGGTTAAGATCACTACGATCGCACGTGGTATCGCCTTTGGCGGAGAGCTGGAATATGCAGATGAGATGACACTGGCAAGATCTATTTCAAACAGGCTGCCACTGGAAAGTTACGTGCAGAAATAA
- a CDS encoding lipocalin family protein, translated as MKHLTLAVLCLVASVFAISCKTQSGAATTTEQSASEGSVKGNWVITDITFDGIPRGSKITVFDEASVNCFKGSQWVLPSNNNGSYTLSSTEDGCNTATQAIVWSIYKQGGANSFQFKKVGSGVKAKNVTEGYRVDVASLTNTTMVWRAAVSFEGKTGYIVYTLQRS; from the coding sequence ATGAAACACCTTACACTAGCAGTATTATGCCTGGTAGCATCTGTATTTGCCATATCCTGTAAAACGCAGTCTGGCGCCGCAACAACCACAGAACAGAGCGCCAGTGAAGGCTCCGTGAAAGGCAACTGGGTTATAACTGATATTACATTTGACGGTATTCCAAGAGGCTCTAAAATAACTGTGTTTGATGAAGCATCGGTTAACTGCTTCAAAGGCAGCCAGTGGGTATTGCCATCCAACAACAATGGTTCCTACACCCTGTCTTCTACTGAAGATGGCTGTAATACTGCTACACAGGCTATCGTATGGTCTATCTACAAACAGGGTGGTGCTAACAGCTTCCAGTTCAAAAAGGTTGGATCAGGCGTTAAGGCAAAGAATGTGACTGAAGGTTACCGTGTAGATGTTGCTTCCCTGACCAATACCACGATGGTATGGAGAGCAGCAGTTAGCTTCGAAGGTAAGACTGGTTATATTGTATATACCCTGCAACGTTCCTAG
- a CDS encoding Ig-like domain-containing protein: MMTHNFRCWANWLIVISACIFLFPGCANIVPPSGGPKDTLAPRLVDISPADSTLHFKSKKVYFTFNEFVQVDNVFEKLIVSPTLKRTPSVTFKLRTVTMEIKDTLQENTTYTFNFGDAIRDNNENNPIQDFQYVISTGDYLDSLQVRGFIIDAQTGKPDSNVSVMIYRNNTDSVVSKEKPVYFARSKGNGAFWFRNMAPGDYKLFALKEEDRDLQYTQPKEMIAFSDSLLHLTDKNLSNITMLLFTEQDSTLRKPDEFAPEEQPVAEEDAEKKEKDKEKDKKKKRYLNISPDLTDNKQELGQPLLITFSAPIKTLDSTAFSLTQDTLFTPVTFTTSFDSTRTKLLVHYDWKEGKPYRLIIPKEAVADTTGLQPTKADTINFAAKKESDYGKAMLTLTLSDSAKAAISDTMHYVAQLVVNKEVKYSGKIVRNSWVQKRITPGEYEVWILLDDNNNGKWDRGVYYGTPKKQPERVISMPKKENIKANWGVKIQASF, translated from the coding sequence ATGATGACTCATAATTTCCGTTGCTGGGCTAACTGGCTGATAGTGATAAGCGCCTGTATATTTCTGTTTCCTGGCTGTGCCAATATCGTACCTCCAAGTGGCGGCCCGAAGGACACGTTGGCGCCCAGGCTGGTAGATATCAGTCCCGCGGATTCCACACTTCATTTCAAGAGTAAGAAAGTGTACTTCACTTTCAATGAGTTTGTGCAGGTAGACAACGTATTCGAGAAACTGATCGTGTCTCCGACCCTCAAACGTACCCCTTCAGTCACCTTTAAACTGAGGACGGTGACCATGGAGATCAAGGACACGCTACAGGAAAATACAACCTACACATTCAATTTTGGTGATGCCATCCGTGATAACAACGAGAATAATCCCATACAGGATTTTCAATATGTCATTTCCACCGGCGACTATCTGGATTCCCTCCAGGTACGGGGTTTTATCATAGATGCACAGACAGGTAAACCGGACAGCAACGTCTCTGTCATGATCTACCGCAATAACACCGACTCTGTTGTCTCTAAGGAGAAACCAGTATACTTTGCCCGTTCCAAAGGAAATGGCGCTTTCTGGTTCAGAAATATGGCTCCCGGTGACTATAAACTCTTTGCGCTGAAAGAAGAAGACAGAGATCTTCAGTATACCCAACCCAAAGAGATGATCGCCTTCAGTGACAGTTTGCTGCATCTGACAGATAAGAACCTGAGTAATATCACCATGCTGCTGTTTACAGAGCAGGACAGTACACTCAGGAAGCCTGATGAATTTGCTCCGGAAGAGCAACCGGTAGCTGAAGAGGATGCCGAGAAGAAGGAGAAGGACAAAGAGAAAGACAAGAAGAAAAAGCGCTATCTGAATATATCACCTGATCTGACAGATAATAAACAGGAACTGGGTCAGCCTTTGCTGATTACATTCAGTGCACCTATTAAAACACTGGATAGTACGGCATTCAGCCTCACACAGGATACCCTGTTCACGCCAGTCACCTTTACCACTTCTTTCGATTCTACCCGCACCAAGCTGCTGGTGCACTATGACTGGAAAGAAGGTAAGCCCTACCGGCTGATCATCCCTAAAGAAGCTGTAGCAGATACCACCGGCTTACAACCGACCAAAGCGGATACGATCAATTTCGCCGCCAAGAAGGAATCTGACTATGGAAAAGCCATGCTGACACTCACCCTCAGTGATAGCGCCAAGGCTGCGATCAGTGATACAATGCATTATGTCGCACAGCTCGTTGTAAACAAAGAAGTGAAGTACTCCGGTAAGATCGTACGTAACTCCTGGGTGCAAAAGCGTATTACCCCCGGAGAATACGAAGTATGGATATTACTGGATGATAATAACAACGGTAAATGGGACCGTGGCGTTTACTATGGCACGCCCAAGAAGCAACCGGAACGGGTGATCAGTATGCCGAAAAAGGAAAATATAAAAGCCAACTGGGGCGTAAAGATCCAGGCCAGCTTTTAG
- a CDS encoding homocysteine S-methyltransferase family protein has translation MKSLSQCAAERILIIDGAMGTMIQRYKLEEADYRGERFKDYHLDVKGNNDLLSITQPQIIEAIHKEYLEAGADIIETNTFSATTIAMADYDMQSLAFEMNIASAGIAKKAAQEYTAKNPDKPRFVAGAIGPLNKTLSLSPDVNNPGFRSVSFDEVVAAYYEQVKGLHEGGVDILLIETIFDTLNSKAAIFAIKKYFGDIAQPELPVMISGTITDASGRTLSGQTLEAFYISVMHAKPFSVGLNCALGGNQMRPYIEELSQIAACNVSCYPNAGLPNAFGEYDETPDQTAHIIEDFAKEGFVNIVGGCCGTTPDHIRHIAEHVKTMSPRRLPALAADLA, from the coding sequence ATGAAATCATTATCCCAATGTGCGGCTGAGCGCATTCTGATTATTGACGGTGCGATGGGGACCATGATCCAGCGCTATAAACTGGAAGAAGCCGACTACAGGGGCGAACGTTTTAAGGACTACCACCTCGATGTAAAAGGCAATAATGACCTGCTTAGTATTACACAACCTCAGATCATAGAAGCTATACACAAAGAATACCTGGAAGCTGGTGCCGATATCATCGAAACCAATACTTTCAGTGCGACCACCATTGCCATGGCTGATTACGACATGCAGTCACTGGCGTTTGAAATGAATATCGCATCCGCAGGTATTGCCAAAAAAGCAGCACAGGAGTATACAGCTAAGAATCCGGACAAACCAAGGTTTGTAGCCGGTGCTATTGGTCCGTTGAATAAAACACTGTCCCTCTCCCCTGACGTAAACAATCCGGGCTTCCGCTCTGTTTCCTTTGATGAAGTAGTAGCGGCCTACTACGAACAGGTGAAAGGGCTACATGAAGGGGGCGTAGACATTCTGCTGATCGAGACGATCTTTGATACGCTGAACAGTAAAGCAGCCATATTTGCTATCAAAAAATACTTTGGAGATATCGCCCAACCGGAACTGCCGGTAATGATATCCGGTACTATTACCGATGCTTCAGGCAGAACACTGAGTGGCCAGACCCTGGAAGCCTTCTACATTTCTGTCATGCACGCGAAACCCTTCTCAGTAGGTCTTAACTGCGCACTGGGAGGCAACCAGATGCGTCCTTATATCGAAGAACTGTCTCAGATCGCAGCGTGCAATGTAAGCTGTTATCCCAACGCCGGGCTGCCTAACGCGTTCGGTGAATATGACGAAACACCTGATCAGACGGCCCATATCATCGAAGACTTCGCAAAAGAAGGCTTTGTGAACATCGTAGGTGGCTGTTGCGGTACTACGCCAGACCATATCCGTCACATTGCAGAACATGTAAAAACAATGTCTCCAAGGCGTTTGCCAGCACTGGCAGCTGATCTGGCGTAA
- a CDS encoding ATP-dependent helicase, which produces MSRDQYQHHFREIYARLNRQQRQAVDQTEGPVMVIAGPGTGKTQILASRIGKILQDTSYHPQHILCLTYTDAGTIAMRKRLTSFLGPDAYRVNIHTFHSFCHEVIQDNLGLFDKHKLDPVSELEKVQLLKKLIDGFTKDNPLKRYRGDVYYDMQNLAHLFSSMKKEGWTVEYVKAAIVSYMESLPFRDDFMAKKAAGVYSKGDLRLDKIAREKEKMVRLQAAVEQFPVYTELMLAANRYDFDDMINWVTSAFEDHPDLLADYREKYQYILVDEYQDTSGIQNKLVQLLTGDQQNPNIFVVGDDDQSIYRFQGASIENMALFAETFASQLHTIVLTYNYRSVQPVLDVAMSLIAHNGKSRLVNQLDGLNKKLIAVKGTDLAPSYPVIRRYHTPRDEMAGITQHIAGLLDSGVKPGSIAVIYRENKYGEELVHYCRLQQLPFYSKRSLNLFDIPFARKVLTILRYIAREIDTPYSGDELLFSILHYDFYDIPAIEIAKISIRAAEKGYREKSSMRQYLQEWAQTRHLTLFTPAPEQALADFSNTMEKLIKDAHNLPLQQLFAAIINECGILSHVMHSPEKAWLMKVLQALFDFVKEETHRNPDLALVPFMDTVRLMEHSGIIIPVVHISGKETGINLLTAHGAKGLEFEYVFIAGANAHLWEENTRGNTGFSYPDTLFTTTVTSTDEQELRRLFYVAMTRAEQFLYISYPEYKTDGKPLEPSLFITEILDQHPLTVEKVTIPAEVLFRFESLQYTRGIAPQIAADDASFIDNLLAGFTMSVTALNNYLDCPLGFYYKNLVRVPSGRSEATAFGSAVHYALEKLFQKMQDSGRYEFPSKEAFIRDFTWSMLRNRESFTRESLSRRLEYGREILDHYYDKWLPHWNKVVSVERNIRNVVVSGVPLKGKIDKLEFDGNLVNVVDYKTGDYEKTIKEYQKFVRPDQQHPHGGDYWRQAVFYKILLDNYQQKNWQVVSTEFDFIEPNKQKHYHREKVVISPQDVHLVTDQIVSAWTRIQNREFYTGCGKKDCVWCNFVKENKLYVTLHDISDADEADISYLPDRLQHPLPDS; this is translated from the coding sequence ATGTCCAGAGATCAGTACCAACATCATTTCAGGGAAATATATGCCCGCCTGAACAGGCAGCAGCGTCAGGCCGTTGACCAGACCGAAGGCCCCGTTATGGTCATTGCCGGCCCTGGCACGGGCAAAACCCAGATACTGGCCTCCCGTATCGGAAAGATCCTGCAGGATACCAGCTATCATCCGCAGCACATTCTCTGCCTGACGTATACCGATGCTGGTACCATTGCCATGCGTAAACGCCTCACCAGCTTCCTCGGCCCTGATGCCTACCGTGTCAATATTCATACCTTCCATTCGTTCTGCCATGAAGTCATTCAGGATAATCTCGGCCTGTTTGACAAACATAAGCTGGACCCTGTCTCAGAACTGGAGAAAGTACAGCTGCTGAAAAAACTGATTGACGGTTTCACAAAAGACAATCCGCTCAAACGCTACAGAGGCGATGTATACTATGACATGCAAAACCTGGCCCATCTTTTTTCCTCCATGAAAAAGGAGGGCTGGACGGTGGAGTATGTCAAGGCAGCTATCGTCAGCTACATGGAAAGTCTGCCCTTTCGGGATGACTTCATGGCCAAAAAGGCCGCTGGTGTTTACTCCAAAGGAGACCTCCGCCTGGATAAGATCGCCCGGGAAAAAGAAAAAATGGTGCGGCTACAGGCTGCTGTCGAACAGTTTCCTGTATATACGGAGTTAATGCTCGCTGCAAACCGTTATGACTTTGATGACATGATCAACTGGGTGACCAGCGCTTTCGAAGACCATCCGGATCTGCTGGCCGACTACCGGGAAAAATACCAGTACATCCTTGTTGATGAATACCAGGATACCAGTGGCATACAGAACAAACTTGTGCAACTGCTCACTGGTGACCAGCAAAACCCCAATATTTTCGTAGTGGGTGATGATGATCAGTCCATCTACCGCTTCCAGGGCGCCAGTATTGAGAACATGGCACTGTTTGCCGAAACCTTTGCCAGCCAGTTACATACTATCGTACTAACATATAACTATCGTTCCGTACAACCCGTTCTGGATGTAGCCATGTCACTGATTGCCCATAATGGCAAATCACGCCTGGTCAATCAGCTTGACGGCCTTAATAAAAAGCTGATTGCGGTGAAAGGGACCGACCTGGCGCCTTCCTACCCGGTCATCAGGCGGTATCATACTCCGCGTGATGAAATGGCCGGTATTACACAACATATCGCTGGCTTACTGGATAGTGGGGTAAAACCTGGTAGCATTGCCGTGATCTACCGGGAAAACAAATATGGGGAAGAACTGGTACACTACTGCCGGCTGCAGCAACTGCCTTTTTACTCTAAACGCAGCCTGAATCTCTTTGATATCCCCTTTGCCCGTAAGGTATTGACTATACTACGTTACATTGCCAGGGAGATCGATACACCCTATAGTGGTGACGAGCTCCTGTTCTCCATACTGCACTATGACTTTTACGACATTCCGGCCATAGAAATAGCTAAGATCAGTATCCGCGCAGCGGAAAAAGGGTACAGGGAAAAATCTTCCATGCGGCAGTACCTGCAGGAATGGGCACAGACAAGACACCTGACACTGTTCACACCAGCACCTGAACAGGCGCTGGCCGACTTCTCCAACACCATGGAGAAGCTGATCAAAGACGCTCATAATCTTCCCCTGCAACAGTTGTTTGCAGCTATTATCAATGAATGCGGCATCCTCTCTCATGTGATGCACTCGCCTGAAAAGGCCTGGCTTATGAAGGTCCTGCAGGCCCTCTTTGATTTTGTCAAAGAAGAAACGCACCGTAATCCAGACCTGGCACTGGTGCCTTTTATGGATACCGTCCGACTCATGGAGCATAGTGGGATTATCATCCCGGTTGTACACATCTCAGGTAAAGAGACCGGTATCAACCTGCTGACCGCCCATGGGGCTAAGGGACTGGAGTTTGAATATGTGTTCATTGCCGGCGCAAATGCACATCTTTGGGAAGAAAATACCAGGGGGAATACCGGCTTCTCCTATCCTGATACACTCTTTACCACAACCGTCACCAGTACTGATGAACAGGAGTTGCGGCGCCTGTTCTACGTGGCCATGACCCGTGCAGAGCAATTCCTCTATATCAGTTATCCTGAATATAAAACAGATGGCAAACCGCTGGAGCCTAGTCTGTTTATTACTGAAATACTGGACCAGCACCCGCTGACAGTAGAAAAGGTGACCATTCCGGCAGAAGTGTTATTCAGGTTCGAATCATTGCAATACACCCGGGGCATAGCACCACAGATAGCTGCTGATGATGCTTCTTTCATTGACAATCTCCTGGCTGGTTTTACCATGAGTGTAACTGCACTCAATAACTACCTGGACTGCCCCCTGGGCTTCTACTATAAAAACCTCGTCCGGGTGCCCTCCGGCCGTTCAGAAGCGACAGCGTTCGGATCTGCTGTACACTATGCACTGGAAAAACTCTTTCAGAAAATGCAGGACAGCGGACGATATGAGTTCCCATCCAAAGAAGCATTCATCAGGGATTTTACCTGGAGTATGCTGCGTAACAGGGAGAGCTTCACCCGCGAGTCCCTGTCAAGAAGACTGGAATATGGTAGGGAGATTCTTGATCATTACTACGATAAATGGCTACCACACTGGAATAAGGTGGTTAGCGTAGAAAGAAATATTCGTAATGTAGTGGTCAGCGGTGTTCCTCTAAAAGGCAAGATCGACAAACTTGAATTTGACGGTAACCTGGTCAATGTCGTTGATTACAAGACCGGCGATTATGAAAAAACCATCAAAGAATACCAGAAATTCGTGCGTCCCGACCAGCAGCATCCTCATGGAGGCGACTACTGGCGACAGGCCGTTTTCTATAAGATACTCCTGGATAACTACCAGCAGAAGAACTGGCAGGTGGTCAGTACAGAGTTCGACTTCATTGAACCGAATAAGCAAAAGCATTATCACCGGGAGAAAGTGGTGATCTCCCCCCAGGACGTACACCTGGTAACCGACCAGATCGTATCTGCCTGGACCAGGATCCAGAACAGGGAGTTTTATACCGGTTGCGGTAAAAAGGACTGTGTCTGGTGCAATTTTGTAAAGGAGAACAAGCTATATGTAACCCTGCACGACATCAGTGATGCAGATGAGGCAGATATCAGCTACCTGCCCGACCGGCTGCAGCACCCCCTGCCTGATAGTTGA